The DNA region CACGATTGCTACTTCTTTGCAGCGCTTGCTTAACAGTAACAGACTCAACAAAAGTTAAAGCTTTTAGCACAATACCAAAACCCCTTACCATTCTGCAATAGTATGTTTGTTTAGATTTAAACCTAAAGCAACAACAACACAAACCAATTATAAACCCATTAAAATGAAAATACGGAACCTATACCTGTTAGCCTTATTACAATTGTGTCTTGGTGCAGCCTATGCCCAGAACAAAAAACCGGTCCCCATCCCATCAAGGGTAAATGTGCAGGCCGATACCGCCAAACGGCAACAGATTATTGATAAGGAATGGGTGGCCGTTGGAATCAACAAACCTTATAACCTGCAATACGACCCAAACATTCCTTTTAAGGGAAAACCTTCATACCGTTTTGAGCTAAAAGTTGACGACAACTCACTGGAAGGCTACGCCGAAGGGGAAACCAAGGGGCGTGTAGAACTGTCTTACAGTTATGCCACTTCAAATGATTTTAAAAAGTTTCCGCCAAGTATGTACCAGAATGCACAAAAACTAAAAACAGTTTACCACTATGGTAAAGGCATCTGCGACCAGGGAAGTTCCCGCAGCTATACTTTTTCTGTGTACATCCCATCTTCACTCGAAAAAAATGTTTCTACCATTTTTGCCCAATGGCATGGTGCTCCCAGCAGAACACTGGTGCAAACGCCCGAAGGGGAAGTGAAACTTTTAAGCACAGAAGAATTCCTTGCCATTTACGACCGCATGATCTTTAAAAAGAACATTGCCCACGATAAAGTAGAAAAGAAAGGAAAAGACGGAAAGGTAAGCTATGTTGCCGGCAAGCCCAATGGATGGCTGGTAGAGCAAGGCGGCTACCCCCCACTGGCGTTCGGCTTTTCCAAAGGATATTTTTACATTAAAGCCAACTCAGACCGCCAATGGCTGAGCGACAAAACCGACCGCAGCAATGCCGACGTAGAAAAAACCCCGATCATGAAACCGCTCTCTTCTGAATACAAAACTTCTACCATAGCCTATAAAATGTCTTTTGAAGAGTTCCCGAAAGATTGCTGGATTACATTTGAAGTAAATATTGACTGGACAAAATATGGAAAAGAAGCACAAACCGTCCTTAACCCCGGCAAGCTGGATGTAATGATGAAATACACCAAAGACAAAAAACAGCTGACAAAACATATCGTCAATCAGCAGGAAATCCTTATCGGCCGTAACGACGAGGATGGCTATTATTTTAAGTTCGGCATTTACAGGGTAGGCAACAGCACCGTTCCGGTTGTTTATAACCTTGCCGGATATAGTGAAACCGCCCGATAAGAAAGTTAATAATTTGAAAAAATTTAGTTAATATTGGGTATGTTCCTTTGCACAACAACAGGGGAACCGCTATGCATCGGGAAGAGCTAAATAATTCAGGAGAAATACAACTGCTGATTGCACTGAAATCAGGAGATCGTTCTGCTTTTGAAAAAATTTACCGGATCTATAGCCCCAGAATTTTTCTGAACATCCTTAAAATGGTTAAATCGGCAGAAGATGCCCAGGAAATTTTACAGGATGTATTTATCAAAGTATGGGAAAAGCGCGACCTGATTGATCCTGAACAAGCTTTTAAAGCCTATTTATTTCAGATTTCAAGATTTACCGTTTACAATTTTATACGGAAAGTTAACCTGGACCGGAAACTAAAAGCCTACCTTGCTCAGGAGCATTCAGAACTCTATACCCATATAGAAGAAGCCATTGCATACCGCGAAAGCGACCGCTTTATTCTGGATGCTATAGAAGAACTGCCTACCCAGCGCAAGCACATTTATAAATTGTGCAAACTTGAAGGCAAGAGCTATGCAGAAGTCAGTAACCTGCTTGGCATTTCGGCTTCTACCATTAACGATCACATTGTAAAAGCCACCAAATTCTTAAAAGAACGCCATACTTCTTTTGGTACGGCCATGACCTTAAGCGCCATTTCAGTCCTGTTAAAAAACCTCTGAAAAAATATTTTTTCATTATTTCATTTCCGGAGCAGATGTACATCGGTTTTCAGGTGTATTAGCAATAAACGGATGAAAACTTGGAAAACTCAGCGCAAATAAAGCAGGCCTTTTACAAATACCTGAACAATGAGCTGGACGAGGCCGAAGCACGTGTTTTTATGGAGCACATGCAGTCGGGCCGCGATCAGCAAACCTTTTTATCATTAATTGAAGAGAACCTGGACAGTCCGCTTGCCAGCCAGCTGCTGCAGAAACCTGAGCTCCTTTTGCTATTGAAACAGTCTTTCACAAAAATTACTGATACCATTGATGCCAAACCACAACATCGCCGCATAGGCTTATGGCCTCGTGTTGCTGCTGTATTGGCCTTAATTGCCATTGGCATTTATTTTTTCAATTACCGCAGTAACCAAGGTCCTGAACAGCTTCAGCAACCGGCTGCCACTGTTGCCGATATTACACCAGGAAAAACCGGGGCAACATTAACACTGGCAAATGGCAAAAAGATCAGGTTAGCGGATGCAGCAAATGGTCAGATTGCCCGGGAAGCAGGTATTATTGTGCGTAAAACAACCGATGGGCAGCTGGTTTATGAAATGAGTGCAAGTGATGAGGCCGGGAGCAGCGCAGCAAAAACCAACACCCTGAGCACCGCCAAAGGTGAAACCTATATCGTAACCCTGCCCGATAAATCCAGGGTCTGGATGAACGCAGCTTCAAGCCTTACCTACGCAGCCGGCCTAAACGGACAGGAACGCAGGGTAAAGCTGGAAGGTGAAGCTTATTTCGAGATCGCTAAAGATAAAACACGTCCATTCATTGTAGAAAGCAGGGGGCAAAAGATTGAGGTACTGGGTACACATTTTAATGTGAACGCTTATGCAGATGAAGAAAAAGTAACCACTACCCTTTTGGAAGGAAGTGTGCGGGTATGGGGCAAGGCAGGATCCAGAATTCTGAAGCCTGGCAACCAATCGAAATTAAACGATAACACGATAACTGTAACCCAGGCAGATACAGAACTTGCCACAGCCTGGAAGAACAACAAATTTCTTTTTGAGAACGATGACATCCGCTACATCATGCGCATGATTGAACGCTGGTACGATGTAGAGGTGGTTTATACCGGAGAAATACCTGTAGAGCGGTTTGGTGGTGGTGTATCCCGCTTCGGCAATGTTTCACAGGTATTAAAAATACTGGAATCTACAGGCGGCGCCCATTTTAAAATTGAGGGCAGAAAGATCCTGGTATCCAAATAAAAACAATCAGATAATGTACAGCATGTTAAACTCAAATTAAAAATGGAAAAATGTTTACGAAAGTATAATTAGGCCCTGGGTATGCCATAAAAAACCAGAAGTGTAAAGGCACCTCTGGTTCAATGTTCGGTCTACGTCAATCAAAATTATTGTTAACCGCAGCTGCCGGGAGTTTTCGAGGCAACAGGCAGGCTGCTCAACCAAACAAATACTAATGTATAGATTTTATACGAAAAAACCGGCCGTACCAGAGCGGTATGCCTACAATTTTTTGCTGATTATGCGATTAACCACCGTTATATTAATAGCATCCCTAATGCAGGTCAGTGCCTCAACGCTGGCCCAGAAAATCAGTTTATCTAAAACTAATGCCCCTTTAAAAACAGTAATCAAAGAACTCAGAACCCAAAGTGGCTATGAATTCATTTACACCGAAAGTGTCTTTAAAACCGCAGTCCCCGTAACCATCAATGTTAAAGCCGCCAGTTTTAACGATGTACTGGCCCAGGTATTTAAGAACCAGCCGCTCAGCTTTTCCATCGACAGTAAAACCGTCATCATCAAACAACTTCCTGCAACGGATATCCGTGGCCGTGTGCTCGACGAAAACGGCCAGCCGATGTACGGCGCTACCGTGAGGGTAAAAGGCAGCACCCGCGTGGTGACAACAGATGCCGAAGGGGTATTTATTCTGAAAGGGATCGAAGATAATGTGGTACTTGAGGTTTCCTACCTCGGATACCTGGTAAAGGAACTGAAAATAACGAAAGAAACCCGAGATGTTACCATCAGACTGGTGCTGGCAGACAGTAAACTGAATGAAGTAGTGGTTACTGCATTGGGCATCAAAAGAGAAGAAAGGGCCCTGGGTTATGCCATTACAAAAATAGACAGTAACCAGATCAACAATGCGCCATCCGGAAACTGGATTGACGCCCTTTCCGGAAAAGTTGCCGGTTTAAACATGATCAGGTCTAACGGAGGCCCTGCGGGTTCAAATAAGATCATCCTGCGCGGAGAAAACAACCTTACAGGAGGGGCAGACAATGAAGCCCTGATTGTGATTGACGGGGTGGTGGTAAACAATGGCAGCGGCAGGCGTACAGCCACCGGAGGATCTGCCGCCGGCCCATCAGACGGGGTTCAGCCAACCGATTTTGGTAGCGGCATTAACGACCTCAACCCTCAGGATATTGAAAGCATCACTGTCCTTAAAGGCCCGGGTGCCGCTGCATTGTATGGACAGCGCGGTGCAAATGGTGCCATCATCATCACCACCAAATCTGGTAATGCAAAACGCAATGCCATTAGCATTACCCTGAGTTCCAACGGTGCCATAGAAAGCGCTAACCGCTGGCCAGACCTGCAATATGAATACGGACAGGGACAAAGCGGTGCCGATACCTACGGTTATGGCGTAAACAGTGCAAGCAGTCTGGCCTATGGCCCAAGGTTCAACTGGCAGTCTTTTGTGCAGTACGATCCCCTAACCCAGGCCGCAGCAACTGAAGCTACGCCCTGGGTACCTTATAAAAACCAGATCAGGGATTTTTTTGAAACAGGAAAGACCTTTACAAATTCCATCAGCATTAGCGGAAACCTGCATAAAAATACAAGCTTCCGGATATCTGCAAACCATGCGAACAACAGCTGGATCATCCCAAATACCGGCTACCAGCGCAGCAATGTTTCGTTCTCTGTCAATAGCAAGCTGACTTCAAAACTCAGCTTATCTGCAAAAGCAGGCTACACCAACCGGGAAAGCGAGAACTTACCGGGCATGGGCTATGGAAACCAATCGGTAATGTACTGGTACGTGTTCTGGGTACCCAATGCCGATATCAACTGGCTGCGCAACTACTGGACAAACGGCAAAGAATACACCGAGTTGAAAGATGTTTTTACGGCATCACCAGAAAACCCTTATGCCATCTCGTACGAGTTCATCAACAGTTCAAAACGCAATGGCATAACCGGTAACGTTCAGTTGAATTATGCTTTTACCAAAGAACTGAGCTTACAGTTAAGGGCAACCTTAGACCGCACCAGCGATGACAGGGCACAAAAAAGGCCCTGGACGGCCGCACGTCTGGCCACCGGTTCTTACCGTACCCAGGATATCATATCTAAAGAATACAGTGGTGATTTCCTGTTGAAATACAATAAAAAACTGAACAACGATTTTAACATTACCGCAACCTTTGGCGGCAGTATACTTAAGAACCGTTATTCCAAAAACGAAACAAGGGCCGATGGATTGGTAGAGCCAAATGTTTACAATTTTGACAATGCAGCAAATCCCCTGGTATATGTACCGGATACCTCGCGGTTCTCTTTGAACAGTATGTATGGTTTGTTCTCGGCCTCCTATAAGAATTACCTTTACCTGGATTTGACCGGACGTACAGACTGGAACAGTACCCTGGCCAACCCGTTCAGGGAAAAAAGCACAGGTTTCTTCTATCCATCTGCCAACCTCAGTTTCATTGCTTCCGACTATTTTAAACTGCCGCAAACCATCAGCTTTGCCAAGCTAAGATTTTCTGTTTCTCAGGTGGGCAGCGGGGGTACCATACCTTACCGCACAGCATACCTGTATGGTTTGGCAGCTAACGGCACCTATCCGAATGGATCATTGCAAAACCCGACCACCATACCCAACCCCGATCTGCAGCCACTGAAAACTACAGCCTACGAAATAGGCGCAGACATTAAGCTGTTCAAAAACCGTTTGGGTATAGATATTGCCGCCTACAAAGGGAACACCAAAAACCAGATCCTGGAACGCATTGTAGACCGCTCCTCGGGTTATTCCCGTCAGATCATCAATGCCGGACAGATAGACAATTCAGGTCTGGAAATTGCCATCAATGCTACCCCTGTTCAAACCAAAAGCTTCAAATGGACCACCTTTATGACCTTTGCTACCAATAAAAACAAGATCATTGCCCTGGCCAACAACGACACTACGGTATTGCTGCGTTCCAGCGCCGTAGGTGGTGCGCAAATCATAGCCAAGGTGGGTGGTAGTATGGGCGATATGTATGGCACAGGTTTCCTGCGCGCACCTGACGGACAGGTAATCTACAACGCCAGCACTGGTATTCCCCTAACTTCTGGAACACCGGTTTACCTGGGCAATACCATCCCTAAATACAAGGCAAGTATAGGTACTGAGTTCAGCTATAAGCAGTTCAGGTTAAACGTGCTGTTCGATGCACAAAAAGGAGGTGTGGCACACTCTTACACCCATGGGCGCCTGGCCGATTTTGGTAAACTTTCGGCTACACTGCCAGGCCGTTACAGCGGCATCACCGGAAAGGGCGTGGTAGACAATGGTGATGGTACCTTTAGCCCAAATACCACCATTGCTACCGACATTACCTCCTTTTACAACACGGCAATGGGAACCCTGAATGGCGAAGGCGCAACCTATAAAACAGATTTTATCAAATTCAGGGAAGCCAGGCTCGATTATACGCTACCAAAGTCTCTGCTGAAATCCATAAAGATCTCCAGGGCAACAATAGGTGTTTACGGTCGTAACCTGGTGATCTGGTCTACCTGGCCAATGTTCGATCCGGAATTTGGTACCCTGAGTGGTACCGACATTGTACAGGGCTTTGAGATCGGTCAGTTCCCCTCTACCCGTACTTATGGTTTTAATTTAGTGATAGGCATTAATTAATACAGCAATGAAACAAATAACATACATCATCACCCTTTTGGCATTTATATCAGTTTTTTTGGGCTGCGACAAGGGTTTTGACCGCGAGAATACCGACCCGATAAACATCATCAGTTCCTCGCCGGATAAGCTATTGGCACCGGCACTGGTTAATGTTTTAACCGGCAACATGGTACGTAACCGTAATTTTAACAACGAGTTGATGCAGGTAACGGTAACACAAAGTGAAGATGATTTCACTGTCTTCAGGTATAATTTCAGGCCAAATATTGCAGATTACACCTGGAACATCTGGTACCCCGAACTGACCAACTTCAGGGACATCTATGAGATCGCTTCCAGGCCGGAATACCAGAACGATTCGTATAAAGGCATAGCACTGGTATGCGAAGCCTGGGTTTTTTCTTTGCTTACCGATACCTATGGCGATGTGCCCTTTAAAGAGGCCAACCAGGGAAAATCTGGCCTGGTAGAACCGTCATTTGATACACAGAAGGAAATTTATACCGCCTTGCTGGCCAAACTGGAAGAAGCAAATACCTTGCTCACTGCAAATGTTGCCATTGAAGCAGCAAGTGATCCTGTTTACAAAGGCGACATTGCACTTTGGCGTAAGTTCTGCAACAGCCTGCACCTGCGTTTACTGCTGCGTTTATCGGGCAAACAGGAAGTGGCAGGTACCATGATCGCCAAAATTAAGGAGATGGTAGATACCAATCCTGCAAAATACCCGGTCTTTACTTCAAATGCCGAATCTGCAGTACTGAAATGGAACGGAACAACTACCACTACCGATCCCTATACCAGCCCTTATGTGATCAACCTGCGTGAAAATGATTTCATCATCCCTTCCATGTGCAACTTTTTTATCCTGAAACTGGATGAGTGGAAAGACCCCCGCATAGACATAGGCGCTCCATACGGCGTTAGCGCACGCAACCGGCTTGGTATAGCACCAGGGTCAGGAGGTTTTATTGGCATAGACAGTGGTTACGAACCTGGCAGTAAGGAGCTGCGCCAGGCCTATTTTTATTCCTTCGGCAATTCAGAATTCTCTTTACAAAAGAATCCGCTTACGGGTATGATCATGACCTATGCGGAACTACAGTTTATACTGGCAGAGGCTGCAGCCAAAGGCTGGATTTCGGGTTCGGCCCAGACCTTTTATTACACAGGTATTGCCAACGCAATTAATTATTGGGTACCTAACTTTAGCACCAACATTGCAGGCACGGCATTTACCACCTACGTTGCCCATCCGGATATTGCCTGGAACAACAGCCTGCCTTTAGATGCAGCCACGGGCGACAGTAAAATGGAGCGCATCCATATCCAGAAGTATTATAGTCTTTTCCTTACCGATTTTCAGCAGTGGTTTGAATACCGCCGTACCGGGCACCCGATATTGCCTAAAGGCGCAGGCCTTAAAAACGGTGGAAAAATGCCGGCCCGGATGAACTACCCGGTTTACATACAATCGGCCAACCCTAGCAATTACAGCAAAGCTGTAGCCAATATGGGTGGAGATGACATGAACACCTTGGTTTGGTGGCAAAAACCTTAACGAATAAGATCTGATGTATTCTAAAATATTTATAACGATGAAAACGCTAATACTCTATAGCTCATTGCTGTTTTCAGCTTTGTTTCTTTTAGCCGGCTGTGATAAAACAGGGAATTTCCCCGGTGCAGAGGTTAACCCCCATATTGCCATCTACGATTTAAGGAGCTTTTACAAGGGAACCGATTATCCGCTTACCCAATCGTCTATGCTTGGTGCCATTGGTGTTACCGGCGTAGTGGTTTCAGACCATAGTGGTAAAAACATGACCTCGGGCCTGCTCATGGTGCAAAACAAATGGAGGCTCAACGAGCTCCGGGGCATTGCCATCAATATAGGTGCCGATGCTGCAAACTACGTGCCCGGCGATTCGGTGACCGTAAAACTGCTTGGCGGTACCATGAAACGAGTAGATGGCATGCTCCAGGTTACCGGACTAAACGGCTCGGCGGTATTTAAAGTTGCTTCGGGCAAAAGCATTCCGGTTAACCGTGTGCCCAGCAGCTACATACTGACGAATCCCGAAAAATATGAAAGTACCGAAGTGGTGATCGTAAAGGGAGGCTTTGATCCGGTGCCAGCACCAACAGATATTTATAGCGGCGATAAACTGGTAAACGACGGCTTCGGCAATTTCACGCTGCATACCGAAACGGCAGCAACTTTTGCCAATACCTCTCTACCCGGTATGGCCAATTTCTTTGGTGTGGTAGAATACGCCCAAAGCACAGCTGGTAAATACACCCCTCAGTTGCGCATCCGCAGGCCACAGGACATTACCGTGCTCAGCTCTACCATCACAAAAGCCGCTATTGTGATTTCCGGGTTCCTGGCCATGCCAGAGGGAACGCCTTCAACCAATGGGGAGTATGTGCAATTCCTGGCAACCCGAGACATTGATTTCGCCCTGACGCCATTTTGTGTGGTAACCCACAATACCAATTCTGCCTATCAGCCAACGGGCGTGCCGCTCAACGGATGGGCCACAGGTGGCCGGCGTTCCTACAAGTTCGATT from Pedobacter africanus includes:
- a CDS encoding heparin lyase I family protein, whose protein sequence is MKIRNLYLLALLQLCLGAAYAQNKKPVPIPSRVNVQADTAKRQQIIDKEWVAVGINKPYNLQYDPNIPFKGKPSYRFELKVDDNSLEGYAEGETKGRVELSYSYATSNDFKKFPPSMYQNAQKLKTVYHYGKGICDQGSSRSYTFSVYIPSSLEKNVSTIFAQWHGAPSRTLVQTPEGEVKLLSTEEFLAIYDRMIFKKNIAHDKVEKKGKDGKVSYVAGKPNGWLVEQGGYPPLAFGFSKGYFYIKANSDRQWLSDKTDRSNADVEKTPIMKPLSSEYKTSTIAYKMSFEEFPKDCWITFEVNIDWTKYGKEAQTVLNPGKLDVMMKYTKDKKQLTKHIVNQQEILIGRNDEDGYYFKFGIYRVGNSTVPVVYNLAGYSETAR
- a CDS encoding RNA polymerase sigma factor, translating into MHREELNNSGEIQLLIALKSGDRSAFEKIYRIYSPRIFLNILKMVKSAEDAQEILQDVFIKVWEKRDLIDPEQAFKAYLFQISRFTVYNFIRKVNLDRKLKAYLAQEHSELYTHIEEAIAYRESDRFILDAIEELPTQRKHIYKLCKLEGKSYAEVSNLLGISASTINDHIVKATKFLKERHTSFGTAMTLSAISVLLKNL
- a CDS encoding FecR family protein — protein: MENSAQIKQAFYKYLNNELDEAEARVFMEHMQSGRDQQTFLSLIEENLDSPLASQLLQKPELLLLLKQSFTKITDTIDAKPQHRRIGLWPRVAAVLALIAIGIYFFNYRSNQGPEQLQQPAATVADITPGKTGATLTLANGKKIRLADAANGQIAREAGIIVRKTTDGQLVYEMSASDEAGSSAAKTNTLSTAKGETYIVTLPDKSRVWMNAASSLTYAAGLNGQERRVKLEGEAYFEIAKDKTRPFIVESRGQKIEVLGTHFNVNAYADEEKVTTTLLEGSVRVWGKAGSRILKPGNQSKLNDNTITVTQADTELATAWKNNKFLFENDDIRYIMRMIERWYDVEVVYTGEIPVERFGGGVSRFGNVSQVLKILESTGGAHFKIEGRKILVSK
- a CDS encoding SusC/RagA family TonB-linked outer membrane protein; translation: MYRFYTKKPAVPERYAYNFLLIMRLTTVILIASLMQVSASTLAQKISLSKTNAPLKTVIKELRTQSGYEFIYTESVFKTAVPVTINVKAASFNDVLAQVFKNQPLSFSIDSKTVIIKQLPATDIRGRVLDENGQPMYGATVRVKGSTRVVTTDAEGVFILKGIEDNVVLEVSYLGYLVKELKITKETRDVTIRLVLADSKLNEVVVTALGIKREERALGYAITKIDSNQINNAPSGNWIDALSGKVAGLNMIRSNGGPAGSNKIILRGENNLTGGADNEALIVIDGVVVNNGSGRRTATGGSAAGPSDGVQPTDFGSGINDLNPQDIESITVLKGPGAAALYGQRGANGAIIITTKSGNAKRNAISITLSSNGAIESANRWPDLQYEYGQGQSGADTYGYGVNSASSLAYGPRFNWQSFVQYDPLTQAAATEATPWVPYKNQIRDFFETGKTFTNSISISGNLHKNTSFRISANHANNSWIIPNTGYQRSNVSFSVNSKLTSKLSLSAKAGYTNRESENLPGMGYGNQSVMYWYVFWVPNADINWLRNYWTNGKEYTELKDVFTASPENPYAISYEFINSSKRNGITGNVQLNYAFTKELSLQLRATLDRTSDDRAQKRPWTAARLATGSYRTQDIISKEYSGDFLLKYNKKLNNDFNITATFGGSILKNRYSKNETRADGLVEPNVYNFDNAANPLVYVPDTSRFSLNSMYGLFSASYKNYLYLDLTGRTDWNSTLANPFREKSTGFFYPSANLSFIASDYFKLPQTISFAKLRFSVSQVGSGGTIPYRTAYLYGLAANGTYPNGSLQNPTTIPNPDLQPLKTTAYEIGADIKLFKNRLGIDIAAYKGNTKNQILERIVDRSSGYSRQIINAGQIDNSGLEIAINATPVQTKSFKWTTFMTFATNKNKIIALANNDTTVLLRSSAVGGAQIIAKVGGSMGDMYGTGFLRAPDGQVIYNASTGIPLTSGTPVYLGNTIPKYKASIGTEFSYKQFRLNVLFDAQKGGVAHSYTHGRLADFGKLSATLPGRYSGITGKGVVDNGDGTFSPNTTIATDITSFYNTAMGTLNGEGATYKTDFIKFREARLDYTLPKSLLKSIKISRATIGVYGRNLVIWSTWPMFDPEFGTLSGTDIVQGFEIGQFPSTRTYGFNLVIGIN
- a CDS encoding SusD/RagB family nutrient-binding outer membrane lipoprotein; this translates as MKQITYIITLLAFISVFLGCDKGFDRENTDPINIISSSPDKLLAPALVNVLTGNMVRNRNFNNELMQVTVTQSEDDFTVFRYNFRPNIADYTWNIWYPELTNFRDIYEIASRPEYQNDSYKGIALVCEAWVFSLLTDTYGDVPFKEANQGKSGLVEPSFDTQKEIYTALLAKLEEANTLLTANVAIEAASDPVYKGDIALWRKFCNSLHLRLLLRLSGKQEVAGTMIAKIKEMVDTNPAKYPVFTSNAESAVLKWNGTTTTTDPYTSPYVINLRENDFIIPSMCNFFILKLDEWKDPRIDIGAPYGVSARNRLGIAPGSGGFIGIDSGYEPGSKELRQAYFYSFGNSEFSLQKNPLTGMIMTYAELQFILAEAAAKGWISGSAQTFYYTGIANAINYWVPNFSTNIAGTAFTTYVAHPDIAWNNSLPLDAATGDSKMERIHIQKYYSLFLTDFQQWFEYRRTGHPILPKGAGLKNGGKMPARMNYPVYIQSANPSNYSKAVANMGGDDMNTLVWWQKP
- a CDS encoding DUF5689 domain-containing protein; its protein translation is MKTLILYSSLLFSALFLLAGCDKTGNFPGAEVNPHIAIYDLRSFYKGTDYPLTQSSMLGAIGVTGVVVSDHSGKNMTSGLLMVQNKWRLNELRGIAINIGADAANYVPGDSVTVKLLGGTMKRVDGMLQVTGLNGSAVFKVASGKSIPVNRVPSSYILTNPEKYESTEVVIVKGGFDPVPAPTDIYSGDKLVNDGFGNFTLHTETAATFANTSLPGMANFFGVVEYAQSTAGKYTPQLRIRRPQDITVLSSTITKAAIVISGFLAMPEGTPSTNGEYVQFLATRDIDFALTPFCVVTHNTNSAYQPTGVPLNGWATGGRRSYKFDLKSGKVAKGQYFYVGGNSNKLINGVGSTSIANGKWIVAKNTGSSAGDGLGDINADLLLNGTSGFADGIAVFEGLTVTKNTTPIDVIITGANGAIYNLAQEAGLRIANTDWYDIVNPVTLEPQPLYKQGSNTICLSRPAPTNAGFFYKLGGEYNIRLGRWVTARAQNRVDLEITSVLDELEKEFPAGIIPTKVVE